AAAATTTAGTATAAAAAGGAAAAAAATGAGAGTTTTATTAATAAAAGATGTAAAAGGTTTAGGAAAAGCTGGAGAGATAAAAGATGTAAAAGATGGCTATGGGCATAACTTTTTAGTTGGTAAAGGTTTTGCGAAAGTAGCAACTGATGCGGTTATAAGACAGCACAATGCTCAGCTTAAAAAAGAAGCTGCTCAGCTTGAGGCCCAAAAGGAAGAATTTAGAGATTTAGCAAAAAAACTAGAAAAAATTCGCCCGGTTATTAAAAAGCCAGTAGGTGAAAATGGCACACTTTTTGGATCTGTAACAAAAGATGATGTAGCTAATGCTCTAAAAGAGCAAAATGGTATCGAACTTGATAAGAAAATTTTAGAACTAGATAGTATAAAAAATGTGGGAATTTTTGATGTAGAGGCTAAATTTAAACACCAAATTTCAGCTAAATTTGAGATAGAAGTGGTGGCTGAGTAATGTTTCACGCAACTACTATACTTGCATATAGGGGTAAAAATGGCTCGGTAATAGGTGGTGATGGGCAAGTAACTGCTGGAAACACTATCTTAAAAGGTACAGCTACTAAAATTCGTAAAATTGGTAAAGATGGCAAAGTTTTAGCAGGATTTGCTGGAAGTACAGCAGATGCTTTTAATCTTTTTGATATGTTTGAAAACGCACTTGACGGCGCAAAAGGTGATCTTTTAAAAGCTATTATTGAGTTTAGTAAAGAGTGGAGAAAAGATAAATATTTAAGAAAACTTGAAGCTATGATGATAGTTTTAGATAGAGATCACATCTTTTTGCTTAGTGGTTTAGGTGATGTGGTTGAGCCTGATGATGGTAAGATTGTAGCCATTGGAAGCGGTGGAAACTACGCTTTATCTGCTGCTAGAGCTTTAGAGAAATTTAGTGATTTAAATGAAGAGAATTTGGTTAAAGAAAGCCTTAAAATCGCAGGTGAAATTTGTATATATACAAATTTAAACATTAAAACTTACGCTATTTGGGACAAGGAGTAAAATGCTAACACCAAGACAGATTGTTGCTAAACTAGATGAGTATGTTATAGGGCAAAGTGAGGCTAAAAAAGTCATCGCTGTAGCACTTCGTAACAGGTATCGCCGAATGAAACTTGATGATGATATAAAAGATGAGGTAATTCCTAAAAATATCCTTATGATAGGTTCAACTGGCGTTGGTAAAACTGAGATAGCTAGACGACTTTCAAAGCTTTTTGGTCTTCCTTTTGTGAAGGTTGAAGCTAGTAAATACACTGAAGTTGGCTTTGTGGGGCGTGATGTTGAGAGTATGGTTAGAGATTTAGCTGTAGCGGCCTTAAATTTGGTAAAAAATGAAGAGATAGAAAAAAGTAGTGAAAAAATAGACTTTGAAGTTGAGAAAATCATTCTTGAAAAACTCCTTCCGCCACTTCCAAAAGGTGCTAGTGATGAAAAGCTAAGTGATTATGAAAAAAGCTTTGAAAAAATGAGACAAAGGCTTAAAAGTGGGGCTTTAGATGATCTAAATATTGACATAGAAGTCAATCAAAACATGCTTGATACTAATCCAAATTTACCACCAGAGATGCAAAATATGCAAGAAAGTTTTGTAAAAATTATCGGTGTTGCTAATAAAAAGGTCAAAAAGAATTTAAAAGTAAAAGATGCTAAAACTGTCCTTAGAAGCGAGGCTAGTGAGAAAATTTTGGATATGGAAGCTATAAAAACTGAAGCTATGAGAAGAGCAAGAGATGAGGGAATTATTTTTATAGATGAGATTGATAAGGTGGCTGTTGGAAATGGAGCAAGGCAGGGTGATCCTAGCAAAGAAGGTGTTCAAAGAGACCTGCTTCCAATAGTTGAAGGAAGTAGCGTTGCAACAAAATATGGCACACTTGATACTGATCATATCCTTTTTATCGCTGCTGGGGCGTTTCATATGAGTAAGCCAAGTGATTTAATACCTGAATTACAAGGGCGTTTCCCACTTAGAGTGGAACTTGATAGTTTAGATGAAAATGCACTTTTTGAAATCCTTACAAAGCCTAAAAACTCACTTCTTAAGCAGTACACCGCACTTTTAAAAACTGAAAATGTTAACTTAGAATTTAGCCAAGATGGTATAAAAGAGATCTCTAAAATAGCTGCTAATACTAACGAAAATATCGAAGACATAGGAGCTAGAAGACTTCATACCGTGCTTGAAAAAGTAATGGAAGATATTAGCTATGAAGCAGATAGTTATAGTGGTCAAACTGTGAAAATAGACGCTGATTATGTAAAACAAAAAGTTGGCGAAATTTCAAAAGATGTTGATTTGGCAAGGTATATTCTTTGAAATCCTCAAGAAGTGGTTTTGTTTCGCTAATTGGTAGAACAAATGCTGGCAAAAGTAGCCTAATAAATTTTTTATTAGGCGAAAAACTCTCTATGGTCTCTCATAAGCAAAACGCCACTCGCCGTAAAATTAACGCTATTGTGATGAATGGCGATGATCAAATCATCTTTATAGATACCCCAGGCCTACATGAAAGCTCTAAAGTGATGAATAAGCTTATGATTGATGTGGCACTAAAAAGCATGGGAGATGCAGATTTAGTGCTATTTTTAGCTAGCGTTCATGATTCTACACAAAATTATGAAAAATTTCTAAATTTAAAACGCTCTGTTGGTCATATTTTAGTTTTAACTAAAATTGATGAAGTTGATGATAAAAAACTAGCAAATAAACTTATGGAATACTCTAAATTTAGTAAAGAATTTATCTCTCTTGTGCCAGTTTCTATCAAAAAAAATATATGTAAAAAAGCACTCCTTGATGAAATTTCAAAAAATTTACCACTTCATCCACACTACTATGATAAAGAACTTATTAGCACTACAAATACAAAAGATATATATAGGGATTTGATACTTGAAGGGGTATTTGACTCGGTAAGTAGTGAAATTCCTTACTGCACTGATGTGATTGTAGAAAGAGTTGAAGAAAGAGATGATATTGTTAAAATTTATGCCAAAATTATTACTGATAATAACCACCATAAAAAAATCTTGATCGGTAAAGGCGGAGAGACGATAAAACGCATAGGAATTAGATCAAAAAAACTCATTTCAGAATTTACTAAGGTTAAAATTTTTGTCAAACTGGAAGTAATAGTTAAAAAAGGATGGAATTTAGACGAAAACAGTGTAAAAGAGCATTTTATATATTGACTTTTTTTTAAAATTTATTTAAACTATAGTATTTAAAATTTACTTTAAGTGAGGGGATATGGCTAAGAGATCAAAAAAGAAGGGTGGCATTCCTATAGTTGCTATAAATAGGGCAACCGAAAATACCTTTGTTCTTGACGATAATATCATCAACAATTATGAAATGTCCAAAAGGGGTGGAAGAAAAGAGTTTTTTATTACCTATATTCCATATAGAGACATAGTTACGACAAATGTTGAAATAAATAGGGCAACACCAGATAATGAAATAGCAGACGCTATAACGATAAAAACTTATGAGGATTTATCACTTGATCCAGGTGATGATTATAAAATAACGTACTTAGAAGTGCCAGCAAATAGTAATGATAGTAGATATTACAATGTTTTTGCTATTAATAACACCCTACTTAGTGGGGACTTAGAGCCAATAGCTAATCACACTAGATATATTGATTATGTTGCAAAAGCTCCTTTTTTGATGAGTGCTTTATATAAGAGAAATATTGTTGTACCATCTGGGGTTGATTGTTTTGTTTATTTGCAAAAAGATGATGCATTTTTAACAATTTATCAAAATGGAGAGTATTTTGACTCAAGATCTCTTAGGTATAATCTAAAATTTATACATGATAAATACACTGAACTTACAGGCAATAGAGTTCCAGAACAAGAGTTTTATGATGATTTATCTAGAAATGGTGCAAATATTTCTAACGATCCAGTTTCTAGAGATTTTATGATACAAATTTTTGATGACATGATATTTTATATAGGTGATATAACTAATAGCATATCTAAAATTAACAATATTAAGATCGATAATATGTATTTTGGTACTGATATAGGAGATATACCAGGTATAGAGGTTTTCATACAAGATAGACTCGGTTTAAACTACAAGGCTTTTGATTTTTCTATTGCTATAAATCAGAAAGATTTTGATTTAACACAGCTTGATGTTCTTATGATGCTTATGGCTCAAGAGTATATCTTAAATAAGGATGATTCATATAACTATACACCATATGGTCGTCCACCTGCTCTTAACCAGAGGGAGAGTGGAAAACTTCTTGGAATTTGTGCGCTTGCCTTTATTGCTGCTATGGCTTATCCGATTTACCAGTATGGATATGGATTTTATAATCAAAAAGTAGCAGAAAAAACAGAAAAAGAGTTTGCCATAAAAGATGCAGAAAGAAATAGAGTTAGAAATACTTTAGCAGATCTTCAACAACAAATTGATGATACTGTTAAGAAATTCGAAGAACAAAATGGAATTCTTACTAAAAGAGTAGAGACTCTTGATGCAATGTTTGATAAAAAAGTAAACTATCCTTTAAGAAGTAAAGCTGTTTATGATATATCAGGCATGGTCAATTCTAATGAAGGTATGCTTACTAGGATTGAGTCAAATGATGAAAATATGACTTTCTCCGTAAGGACAGAAACAGAGAAAAAAATGACAGAACTCCTTAAAAATATAAGCAATACCGATGGTTATTCAGTCGATACTAAATCGATTATTTTAGATGAAAATAATGCTACAGTTGCATATGAGAGTAATGTTAGTGTTAATGTGGAGGTTGTTAGATGAGAAAGCAAGGAATATTAGATAAACTTGATGCCTACCTTATTGAAAGAGGTGCAAGTGGTGCTCAAGTAGTAAAAATTGGTGCGGCATTATTTGTTGCTCTTATAGTTTATCTTGGGGTTTTTCCATATGCTGAGAGTTATTTTAATGAAAACGAAACAAGGCTTAATACTGCTGTTAAAAATTTAAATGAAGCAAATAATTATCTTAGAACAAAAAATGATTCAACAATTGCAACTTTTCAAAACGATCTTGCAAATGAGCAAAGAAAGCTAGATGATGCAATAGCTGAGAATGACTATATTGACTCAAAACTTAAAGAAATTTCTGTACTTACTTATAATGAGCAAAATTGGGCTGATTTTCTTGATTCGCTTACCACATTTGCTAAAGAACATGATGTTAAAATTTATAAGATAACAAGTGATGTAGTTAAAGATGTTGTTTTACAAAAGGTTCAACCTATGCTAAATATATCTATTGTTGGTGAGGGGAACTTCCATAGTATGCTAAAATATATTAACTCTATAGAGGAATCAAAAATGGTTGTGGATGTAAATGGTCTTGAGATGAATGCTACAACAAAAGATGGTAAAAGCATAGGTAGTAATATTAAAATTTCAGTATGGGGGATGAAGTATAGATGAAAAGAGGCATTTTATTATTTATATCTTTAGTTGGATCTATGTTTGCACAGCCAGATACATCTAGGTATGACGAGAGATTTAATATGCTTAGTCAAAAAAGAGTGGGTTTGAGTGACCAGCAGATTATATCTTTACATAACCCATTTTCTCCTGCAAAAGATGAGGTTGTTAAAGATGTTTCACCTGATGAACTTATTGGTAAAGATTTGACAGCTATTATAGGTGATAGAGTTAGAATTAACAATGAGTGGTATACACTTGGTGATAATATTGGTTCTTTTAAAATTTTATCTCTTAGTGGCGATGGTGTTTTGTTGGAAAATGAGAGTGGTAAACTAGAATTAAAACTAAACAAAGGAAATAAAAATGTTATTATCAAATATTAGTAAAAAACTTACCTTAGCACTAGTGTTGAGCCTCAGTGCTAGTTCGCTGTGTGCTTCTGTATGTGACAGAAGAGCATTTAATATATCTGTTACAGATTCGGTTACAATTAATGATATCTTAATTCAACTTTCAGATACTTGTAAATTTAGTATAGTTGCAAAAGATGCTGTTGCAGCTGGTGAGCTTAATAAAGAAATAGTAGGTGTTAGTATAAAAGATATGTCTTTAAGGGAGGTATTTAATGTTCTTATAAGTCAAAATAATATGGAATATAAGTACATAAATAATGTCCTTCAGGTATCAGCACTTCAAACTAAAACTTTTAGACTTGACTATATTAAGGCTGTTAGAGAGGGAACTGCAAACCTAAAAGCTTCAACTGATTCTAGTCCATATGAGTTTGACGATGAAAGAAATAACGAGACAATGGAGGATAATGCCATTAGAGCAAGTGAGAAGTTTAGTTTTTGGGAGACATTGAGTGATGAGATAACTCTCATTATGAATAATGGTACAGAAAACTATGTAGCTGTAGCACCAATTATAAATGAAAATGCTGGGCTTGTAACTGTAACTGCAACTAAATCTCAATTAAATAGAGTTCAAAATTATATAGATGGTATGCAAAGTAGGCTTAAACAACAAGTTATACTTGATGTATCTATTATAGCAGTTGATATGTCAAATAGCTATAGCAAGGGTATTGATTGGTCTCAGTTTAAACTTGGATTTGATACATATCTTGATTATAGTAAAAATCATTTATCAGTAATGGGTACTGATGAGAATAAAAAATTTATAATGTAAGATATGATGAGAGTGGTAGAGTTATTCCTTGGAATGACCCAAACAACTCTTGGTTAAATAGAAAAGGAATAAATTCTCTAAAAAACTCTTTTAGTACAACACCAGGCGATGGCTTTGTTATAGGTGCAGGTCTTAACTTTAATATAGCTGGTATGATAAACTTTTTAGAAATGAGTGGAAAAACAAAAACTGTTTCTAGCCCAAAAGTTATGACTCTTAATAATCAACCAGCTATTATAACTGTTGGTAATGTTATCAATTATATCCTATCTTCAAATAGTGTTACATCTGATAGTGTATCAACAGAGGATAATGAGCAGTATTCATCATTTATTGGTGTTCTTTTAAATATAACTCCTACGATTGCTGATGATGGCAAGATTATGCTTAGAATAAATCCATCTTTAAGTGATTTTAAATATCCAGGCGATGATACCAAAGAAGCGTCTGATAATAGAAAAAAAGCTCCTGATACAATAGAGAAGAAGATTTCAACTGTTGTCACTGCAAATAGTGGAGATACTGTAATACTTGGTGGTTTGATTGAGCAGAAAAAAGGAAAAGATGGTACAAGTGTGCCAGTTCTTAGTTCTATACCATTGGTAGGAAATTTGTTTAAAAGTACTAGTGATGTTTTAAGAGTAACAGAACTTGTCTTTATTATAACTCCAAGGTTGGTTAACGATACTTCAAGACCTATTGGTGACTCTTTAAAAGAGCTTGGCTTTTCTAAATCTTTATATACATATGAGTAATAATTATACTGCTATAAAAGATATATTTATCGAGACTGACGATGTCAAAGATTTTGTTAATCTCGATAAATCAACTTTGGCTTATCATAAAATTTTAAGTGCACTGCAAAAACCACTTAAACTTATACTTTTTTATGGTAAGCCTGGTACTGGTAAAACTTTTTTGCTGTGTAAGATTAAAGAGGATTTGGAAAAAAAACTAGATGTTGTATTTTTTCCACAACCTTTTTTTGATGAAAAAGAGTTTTTTTCAGAAATGTATTTTCAAATCTTTGGACAATATGGAGATGTTGATGGTTATGAGAGCTTTATAAGACTATATAGGGATTATCTTGTTGATAAAAAAGATAGTGGTAGTCCAAAACAGGTAGTTATACTTCTCGATGAGGCTCAGTTATATCCACCTAATTTAATAGAAAAAATTCGTTTTTTGGCTGACACAAGACTTTTTAAAATTCTCTTTACAGTTCATAAAACAGATGAAGAGGATACATTGGCAAAAGACTACTTTAAGACGAGAATTTGGTCGAGTATTGAACTTCCAAATTCTACTCTTAATGAGCTAAAATTATATATTGAAAAAAAACTTATGTTTCATAATTTTCATCAGTATTATTATATGTATAATGATGAAAATTTTAATATCATTTATCATCTTACAGATGGTAATTTAAGGAATTTAAATAAACTGCTTTTTAAAATTTATGAGCTTTGTGAATATTATGAAGAGAATAAACCAACAGAAATTGGTGCAACTCTAAACCAAAAGCTTATAGAGATGGCAGCAATTAGTGCAGGACTTATAGATGCTTGAACATTTTGAAGTTGTAGAACTTGAACAAAAATGGAAACAATATAAAGAAGGAAGTAAGAAGTTTCCTTTGGTTTTTAAATTTGACAAGGTTGTTTTTTTACTTTTGACATCTGTAGCTGTAGGTGCTATATGTTGGCTGTTTTTTAGAACTAATAATAGTACTGATTTATCAAATCTTGAAAAAAATATAACTTCCACAACAATTATAAAAAAAGAAGAGATTGCAAAAGTTTCTGATAATTTGGAAGTTCTTGGTAATAATAATATTGATAATAATGAAGAAATAGCCCCAGTAGTTAACTTACCAAATAGAGGTGGCTTAAAGTTTAATGAGATAGGAGTTGATGTTAGTGTTGATTCTGGTGGATTTTCTATCAATAACTCATATGACTCAACAACTTCTGGGATAGTTGATGATAGACAATCTTTTACTGCCATACCAAAGGATGAAATTATTGATTTTGGTAAACCACCAACATCTCCTAAAGTAGCATCAAACATAGAAAATAAAACTCCTGCTAGATCTAGTAGCGACAATAGAGGAAAGATTAAAATTCAAACATCTAATCTTAAAACTGATAAAAGCAGTTTAGAGAGTAAATTTTACTCTACTGGAAATATTATGTACTCTCTTAGTATAAGTGAGAATGCTTATAGTAA
The sequence above is a segment of the Campylobacter corcagiensis genome. Coding sequences within it:
- the hslV gene encoding ATP-dependent protease subunit HslV, which translates into the protein MFHATTILAYRGKNGSVIGGDGQVTAGNTILKGTATKIRKIGKDGKVLAGFAGSTADAFNLFDMFENALDGAKGDLLKAIIEFSKEWRKDKYLRKLEAMMIVLDRDHIFLLSGLGDVVEPDDGKIVAIGSGGNYALSAARALEKFSDLNEENLVKESLKIAGEICIYTNLNIKTYAIWDKE
- the era gene encoding GTPase Era; translation: MKSSRSGFVSLIGRTNAGKSSLINFLLGEKLSMVSHKQNATRRKINAIVMNGDDQIIFIDTPGLHESSKVMNKLMIDVALKSMGDADLVLFLASVHDSTQNYEKFLNLKRSVGHILVLTKIDEVDDKKLANKLMEYSKFSKEFISLVPVSIKKNICKKALLDEISKNLPLHPHYYDKELISTTNTKDIYRDLILEGVFDSVSSEIPYCTDVIVERVEERDDIVKIYAKIITDNNHHKKILIGKGGETIKRIGIRSKKLISEFTKVKIFVKLEVIVKKGWNLDENSVKEHFIY
- the hslU gene encoding HslU--HslV peptidase ATPase subunit — protein: MLTPRQIVAKLDEYVIGQSEAKKVIAVALRNRYRRMKLDDDIKDEVIPKNILMIGSTGVGKTEIARRLSKLFGLPFVKVEASKYTEVGFVGRDVESMVRDLAVAALNLVKNEEIEKSSEKIDFEVEKIILEKLLPPLPKGASDEKLSDYEKSFEKMRQRLKSGALDDLNIDIEVNQNMLDTNPNLPPEMQNMQESFVKIIGVANKKVKKNLKVKDAKTVLRSEASEKILDMEAIKTEAMRRARDEGIIFIDEIDKVAVGNGARQGDPSKEGVQRDLLPIVEGSSVATKYGTLDTDHILFIAAGAFHMSKPSDLIPELQGRFPLRVELDSLDENALFEILTKPKNSLLKQYTALLKTENVNLEFSQDGIKEISKIAANTNENIEDIGARRLHTVLEKVMEDISYEADSYSGQTVKIDADYVKQKVGEISKDVDLARYIL
- a CDS encoding tetratricopeptide repeat protein yields the protein MLEHFEVVELEQKWKQYKEGSKKFPLVFKFDKVVFLLLTSVAVGAICWLFFRTNNSTDLSNLEKNITSTTIIKKEEIAKVSDNLEVLGNNNIDNNEEIAPVVNLPNRGGLKFNEIGVDVSVDSGGFSINNSYDSTTSGIVDDRQSFTAIPKDEIIDFGKPPTSPKVASNIENKTPARSSSDNRGKIKIQTSNLKTDKSSLESKFYSTGNIMYSLSISENAYSKKNYDEAIKWALISNEVDKNSAQSWILFAKANYKKGNKQDALIALESFNAKRQNPEVQAVINQIKAGTL
- a CDS encoding ATP-binding protein encodes the protein MSNNYTAIKDIFIETDDVKDFVNLDKSTLAYHKILSALQKPLKLILFYGKPGTGKTFLLCKIKEDLEKKLDVVFFPQPFFDEKEFFSEMYFQIFGQYGDVDGYESFIRLYRDYLVDKKDSGSPKQVVILLDEAQLYPPNLIEKIRFLADTRLFKILFTVHKTDEEDTLAKDYFKTRIWSSIELPNSTLNELKLYIEKKLMFHNFHQYYYMYNDENFNIIYHLTDGNLRNLNKLLFKIYELCEYYEENKPTEIGATLNQKLIEMAAISAGLIDA
- the rplI gene encoding 50S ribosomal protein L9 → MRVLLIKDVKGLGKAGEIKDVKDGYGHNFLVGKGFAKVATDAVIRQHNAQLKKEAAQLEAQKEEFRDLAKKLEKIRPVIKKPVGENGTLFGSVTKDDVANALKEQNGIELDKKILELDSIKNVGIFDVEAKFKHQISAKFEIEVVAE